In Paenibacillus ihbetae, the following are encoded in one genomic region:
- a CDS encoding DUF3243 domain-containing protein: MSEHNHVVNKNGELDVSKVDDAMDRIDDKEKERILADFDSFQAYLNKRIQLAESIGLNEEQLAQAAEKVAGYLAANEEPRNSEEKLLQELWKVGTPEEQHKLAHLLVKLAQKR, translated from the coding sequence ATGTCTGAACATAATCATGTCGTGAACAAAAACGGTGAGCTCGACGTAAGTAAGGTCGATGACGCAATGGATCGGATTGACGATAAGGAGAAGGAGCGGATTCTGGCGGATTTCGATTCGTTTCAAGCCTACTTGAACAAGCGAATCCAGCTGGCCGAGAGCATCGGATTGAATGAGGAGCAGCTTGCCCAGGCGGCGGAGAAGGTGGCCGGCTATCTGGCTGCAAACGAAGAGCCGAGAAATTCGGAGGAGAAGCTTCTTCAGGAATTGTGGAAGGTGGGCACGCCCGAGGAGCAGCACAAGCTGGCTCATCTCCTCGTCAAGCTGGCCCAGAAACGTTAA
- a CDS encoding FAD-dependent oxidoreductase → MKVAVIGCTHAGTSAIVNTAKLYPDAQITVYERNDNISFLSCGIALYVGGVVKDPDGLFYSSPEKLKELGVDTKMRHEIVSVDTGRKTLKVRNLATSETFDDTYDKLIITTGSWPIVPKLEGIDLDNILLSKNYRHSNTIIEKARHAKHITVVGAGYIGVELVEAFQQNGKQVTLIDSADRILNKYLDPEFSDKIENSFREKGIELALGQTVTSFQGEGGKVTKVITDKGEIQTDLVILCIGFRPNTELFKGQVDMLDNGAIVVDSYMQTSKPDVYAAGDCCSVLYNPTGKMMYIPLATNAVRMGTLVARNLVKHTTPYMGTQGTSGLKIYEHNIASTGLTEGAAKDEGLQVEAVTITDHYRPEFMPTSESVTLKVVYEAETRRVIGAQVISEADLTQSINTLSVCIQNRMTIDQLAFIDFFFQPHYNKPWNFLNTAGLQALPEIQTETPAHV, encoded by the coding sequence ATGAAAGTCGCCGTTATTGGTTGTACCCATGCAGGAACGTCCGCCATTGTAAATACCGCCAAGCTGTATCCGGATGCACAGATTACCGTTTATGAACGCAATGACAATATTTCCTTTTTATCCTGCGGCATTGCGCTGTACGTCGGAGGCGTTGTGAAAGATCCGGATGGATTATTCTACTCCTCGCCGGAGAAGCTCAAAGAGCTGGGCGTCGACACCAAGATGCGCCACGAGATCGTATCGGTTGATACCGGCCGCAAGACGCTTAAGGTCCGCAATTTGGCTACGTCCGAAACCTTCGACGATACGTACGACAAGCTGATCATTACGACCGGCTCCTGGCCGATCGTTCCGAAACTCGAGGGCATTGATCTTGATAATATCCTGCTTTCGAAGAACTACCGCCATTCCAATACGATTATCGAAAAAGCGCGTCACGCGAAGCATATTACCGTCGTAGGTGCCGGGTATATCGGCGTCGAGCTGGTCGAGGCCTTCCAGCAGAACGGTAAGCAGGTTACGCTGATCGACAGCGCGGACCGCATTCTGAACAAATATTTGGACCCGGAATTCAGTGATAAGATCGAGAATTCTTTCCGGGAAAAAGGGATTGAGCTGGCACTCGGTCAGACGGTAACCTCCTTCCAAGGAGAAGGGGGCAAAGTGACCAAGGTGATTACCGACAAGGGTGAAATCCAAACAGATCTGGTCATTCTCTGCATCGGCTTCCGCCCGAACACGGAGCTGTTTAAAGGGCAGGTCGACATGCTCGATAACGGGGCCATCGTCGTGGACTCGTACATGCAGACCAGCAAGCCGGATGTGTACGCCGCGGGCGATTGCTGCTCGGTGCTCTATAATCCGACAGGAAAAATGATGTACATTCCGCTGGCGACGAACGCCGTGCGCATGGGTACGCTGGTTGCCCGCAATCTGGTGAAGCACACCACGCCTTATATGGGGACGCAAGGCACCTCGGGTCTCAAAATTTATGAGCATAACATCGCGTCCACAGGGCTGACGGAAGGAGCCGCTAAGGATGAGGGGCTCCAGGTCGAAGCCGTTACGATCACCGATCATTACCGTCCGGAATTTATGCCGACGTCCGAATCGGTCACATTGAAGGTCGTGTATGAAGCGGAAACCCGCCGCGTGATCGGTGCCCAAGTGATTTCCGAGGCCGACTTGACCCAGTCCATCAATACGCTGTCGGTATGCATCCAGAATCGGATGACGATTGACCAGCTGGCGTTTATCGACTTCTTCTTCCAGCCGCATTACAATAAGCCGTGGAACTTCTTGAACACGGCCGGATTGCAGGCCCTCCCTGAAATCCAAACCGAAACGCCTGCGCACGTCTGA
- a CDS encoding amino acid permease gives MSLKHNLLRKKPIPSLTGGEVRSALKKQLGVMDLIVLGVGSIVGTGIFVLTGVTAATHAGPGLILSFLLAGLVCAFCALCYAEFASTVPVAGSAYTYSYSAFGEGLAWLMGWDLLLEYGFASALVSSSWSGYVQSILSGFNIHLPVAITSAFNPAKGTYVDVPAIVIALLITWIVSRGAKESTRLNTIMVYLKIAVIVLFIGVGVFYVKPDNWTPFLPFGIEGVMTGAAIAFLAYIGFDVIATAAEEVKQPQKSLPVAILGSLLIVAVLYIAVTAVLTGLVPYHLLNVKDPVAFALLYIEQDWMSYFISLGALAGLTTVLMGVLFGQSRLLYALGRDGLLPKRMSSVNPKTKSPVFSTWVSGICIAALSGFVPLGNLADLASIGTLFAFITVSLGIIVLRKTHPNLKRTFRVPLVPWLPLIATLSCLYLLTTLQRITWIGFIVWIGLGIIIYAVYGYRHSSLRQDAAPDES, from the coding sequence ATGAGCTTGAAACACAATCTGCTTCGCAAGAAGCCGATTCCGTCTTTGACAGGCGGAGAAGTGCGTTCCGCATTGAAAAAACAGCTTGGCGTCATGGACTTGATCGTCCTTGGCGTCGGTTCTATCGTGGGGACGGGAATTTTCGTATTAACCGGCGTGACGGCCGCCACCCATGCCGGTCCGGGACTGATCCTGTCATTCCTGCTGGCAGGTCTCGTATGCGCCTTCTGCGCACTGTGCTATGCCGAATTCGCATCTACCGTGCCGGTGGCCGGCAGCGCTTATACGTACAGCTACTCCGCGTTCGGGGAAGGACTCGCTTGGCTGATGGGCTGGGATTTGCTTCTGGAATACGGCTTCGCAAGCGCCCTCGTATCCAGCAGCTGGTCGGGGTATGTGCAGAGCATTCTGTCCGGTTTCAATATCCATCTTCCTGTCGCCATTACTAGTGCTTTCAACCCGGCGAAAGGCACGTATGTGGATGTGCCGGCGATCGTCATCGCCCTGTTGATTACATGGATCGTATCCCGGGGAGCGAAGGAATCGACCCGGCTCAACACCATCATGGTATATCTGAAGATAGCCGTCATCGTTCTGTTCATCGGTGTCGGAGTTTTCTACGTGAAGCCGGACAACTGGACGCCGTTCCTTCCGTTCGGCATCGAAGGGGTCATGACGGGGGCGGCCATCGCCTTCCTCGCATATATCGGCTTCGACGTCATCGCCACAGCTGCGGAGGAAGTGAAGCAGCCTCAGAAAAGCCTGCCAGTCGCCATATTAGGCTCACTGCTGATCGTTGCCGTCCTATACATTGCCGTTACGGCGGTATTAACCGGCCTTGTACCGTATCATCTCTTGAACGTGAAGGACCCTGTCGCCTTCGCGCTGCTGTATATTGAGCAGGACTGGATGTCCTACTTCATCTCGCTCGGAGCCCTCGCCGGCCTGACCACCGTCCTCATGGGGGTATTGTTCGGTCAATCCCGGCTGCTCTACGCGCTCGGTCGGGACGGCTTGCTCCCGAAACGGATGAGCTCGGTCAATCCGAAGACGAAGTCGCCCGTATTCAGCACTTGGGTATCCGGCATCTGCATCGCGGCGCTGTCGGGCTTCGTTCCCCTCGGAAACCTGGCGGACCTGGCCAGCATCGGCACGCTGTTCGCCTTTATTACCGTTTCGCTCGGCATCATTGTCCTGCGCAAGACGCACCCTAACCTGAAGCGGACTTTTCGCGTGCCGCTGGTTCCATGGCTGCCCTTAATTGCCACGCTCAGCTGCTTGTACCTGCTCACGACGCTGCAGCGGATCACCTGGATCGGGTTCATCGTCTGGATCGGGCTCGGCATCATCATCTATGCCGTGTATGGGTACAGGCACAGCTCGCTGCGCCAAGACGCAGCGCCTGACGAATCCTGA
- a CDS encoding TetR/AcrR family transcriptional regulator → MATEKAQRKRDLILDKAKILFIQRGYAATSMDELVKFTGASKGSIYYHFDSKEDLFIQLLAKQNQEWMDAWHEKKANYGSFEEKLYGIADHMVDDFQNPLTKVAEEFYINQPNDNTLLGKLLTILQGPRVLYREILEEGADQGIISPDDIEEVSVIFGSLLDGLSTTFFERSQEELRVLYRKGVSIFLQGVLAGRAED, encoded by the coding sequence ATGGCAACAGAGAAAGCTCAGCGGAAGCGGGACCTTATTTTGGATAAGGCGAAGATTCTATTCATCCAGCGGGGATATGCGGCAACGTCCATGGACGAATTGGTCAAATTCACCGGTGCCAGCAAGGGCAGCATCTACTACCATTTTGACAGCAAGGAGGACCTCTTTATCCAGCTTCTTGCCAAACAGAATCAGGAATGGATGGACGCATGGCATGAGAAGAAGGCGAATTACGGAAGCTTTGAAGAGAAGCTGTACGGGATCGCTGATCATATGGTCGATGATTTTCAGAATCCGCTCACGAAGGTTGCCGAGGAATTTTACATCAATCAGCCGAATGACAACACGCTGCTGGGCAAATTGCTGACGATCCTGCAAGGGCCGCGGGTGCTGTACCGTGAAATCCTGGAGGAGGGGGCAGATCAAGGAATCATCTCCCCGGACGATATCGAGGAAGTATCCGTCATATTCGGATCGCTGCTGGACGGCTTGTCGACTACCTTCTTCGAACGGTCACAGGAGGAATTGCGCGTTCTGTACCGGAAGGGCGTCAGTATTTTTCTGCAAGGGGTGTTGGCCGGCCGGGCCGAAGACTGA
- a CDS encoding DUF4352 domain-containing protein → MRMNPMMIKISAAILTMLLIGACSNDQAASPAEQPPAVSGGADSGKASGSAEDPPAKPQEDPTAPPDGGKTLSVGETGVVGDTIDYHGVVITLNGLRESEGDDYKKPQDGNTFKVVDLTVKNNGAEPVVISSALSFALTDDQEVHYTPAISSDVQTLDGTLAPGEELKGEISYEVAKDAKGLQLSFGDPMKMDRAVWNL, encoded by the coding sequence ATGAGGATGAATCCGATGATGATAAAGATTTCGGCTGCAATACTGACGATGCTGCTTATTGGAGCCTGCTCGAATGATCAGGCAGCTTCGCCGGCGGAACAGCCCCCTGCCGTAAGCGGAGGCGCCGATTCGGGCAAAGCCTCCGGGTCTGCTGAAGACCCGCCAGCCAAGCCCCAGGAGGATCCGACGGCCCCGCCGGATGGCGGCAAGACGCTAAGTGTCGGCGAAACGGGCGTTGTCGGGGATACGATTGACTATCACGGAGTCGTGATCACGCTGAACGGGCTGCGGGAATCGGAAGGAGACGATTATAAAAAGCCCCAGGACGGCAATACGTTCAAGGTGGTCGATCTAACGGTTAAAAATAACGGAGCCGAGCCGGTGGTCATTTCATCTGCCCTTTCCTTTGCGCTGACGGATGACCAGGAGGTGCATTATACGCCTGCGATCTCCTCAGACGTGCAGACGCTCGATGGAACCTTAGCTCCCGGAGAGGAGCTCAAGGGGGAGATTTCCTATGAGGTAGCCAAAGATGCCAAGGGTCTGCAGCTGAGCTTCGGGGATCCGATGAAGATGGACAGAGCTGTCTGGAATCTCTAA
- a CDS encoding MFS transporter gives MKHLFRNKAFVLLTISDVLQNIGIWIRNMALLYFIMEKSHHNPVAISLLTVIEYAPIFLVSIVGGVLADRWRPKRTMIWGDILSFISVLLILFVVFAGYWQAAFAVTLISAVVSQFSQPSSFKIIKRCLPDEHVSSATALSQTLMSLFIILGPMIGTTIYQAFGLEASLIGLLVIFAGSAAVLAFLPSHVDEAADKTESASSFTEELKEGFRYIGRTGWLKVLLVVYILLALGAGFVQPLDIFVITERLMLDMTSVQWFTALEGAGMLIGGIIAAVIAGRVKGSYLLFAGLAFLGVSTCIEVLSKWPLLTGAMRFVTGVLMALAQTVLMALMMRQVDEQYIGRLNGVMTPVFTGMLLIGSGLTGWYMAASSIVTVYFTAGAVFLVSSLVSMKLPAAKAPVEGMPGGSTAAAKGAMES, from the coding sequence ATGAAACACCTATTTCGCAACAAAGCATTTGTACTGCTTACGATTTCGGATGTCCTGCAGAACATCGGCATCTGGATCCGCAACATGGCGCTGCTCTACTTTATTATGGAGAAAAGCCATCATAACCCGGTAGCCATATCGCTGCTGACCGTTATTGAATATGCGCCGATCTTCCTGGTCTCGATTGTCGGCGGCGTACTAGCCGACCGCTGGCGGCCGAAGCGCACGATGATTTGGGGGGACATCCTGAGCTTCATATCCGTGCTGCTCATCCTGTTCGTCGTATTTGCAGGATATTGGCAGGCAGCCTTCGCGGTGACGCTCATCTCGGCCGTCGTCTCCCAGTTTTCCCAGCCGTCCTCGTTCAAAATTATCAAGCGCTGCCTGCCGGATGAGCATGTCTCTTCTGCGACGGCGCTGTCCCAGACGCTCATGTCGCTGTTCATTATTCTAGGGCCGATGATCGGGACGACGATCTATCAGGCCTTCGGCCTCGAAGCGTCACTGATTGGTCTGCTTGTCATATTTGCCGGCTCTGCCGCCGTATTGGCATTCCTCCCCTCGCATGTGGATGAAGCAGCGGATAAGACCGAATCTGCAAGCTCTTTCACAGAAGAACTGAAGGAGGGCTTTCGCTACATCGGCCGTACCGGATGGCTGAAGGTGCTTTTGGTGGTTTATATTCTTCTGGCGCTCGGGGCAGGGTTTGTCCAGCCGCTCGATATCTTTGTCATCACCGAGCGTTTGATGCTGGATATGACCAGTGTGCAGTGGTTTACGGCACTTGAGGGTGCAGGGATGCTGATCGGGGGGATTATTGCTGCCGTCATCGCCGGGCGGGTGAAAGGCTCGTATCTTCTGTTTGCTGGCCTTGCCTTCCTTGGGGTGTCCACATGCATCGAGGTACTGTCCAAGTGGCCGCTCCTGACCGGTGCCATGCGTTTTGTTACCGGCGTACTGATGGCGCTGGCGCAAACCGTCTTGATGGCGCTGATGATGCGGCAGGTTGATGAGCAATATATCGGGCGACTCAATGGCGTCATGACGCCGGTCTTTACCGGCATGCTGCTGATCGGCTCGGGACTGACGGGCTGGTACATGGCGGCATCGTCGATCGTGACGGTATATTTCACGGCAGGAGCCGTATTCCTGGTGTCCTCGCTTGTCAGCATGAAGCTTCCCGCGGCCAAGGCGCCGGTGGAAGGCATGCCTGGCGGGTCGACGGCTGCCGCTAAGGGCGCGATGGAATCCTAG
- a CDS encoding glutathione peroxidase → MSIYDYQAVDTQGKTVSLEAYKGSVLLVANTASQCGLTPQYGELQELYEQYKSKGLEVLGFPCNQFGAQEPGTSEEAEAFCQLNYGVTFKIFAKIDVNGEGAHPLFQYLKSQKPGHEGNGEIAWNFTKFLVSREGEIVHRFEPRETAESMKSAIESLLDE, encoded by the coding sequence ATGTCAATCTATGATTATCAAGCCGTCGATACACAAGGCAAAACCGTTTCGCTTGAGGCTTATAAGGGCAGCGTGCTGCTGGTTGCGAACACGGCCAGTCAATGCGGGCTGACACCGCAGTACGGGGAGCTTCAGGAGCTATATGAGCAGTATAAATCCAAAGGCCTGGAGGTGCTGGGCTTTCCTTGCAACCAATTCGGAGCACAGGAGCCGGGTACAAGCGAGGAAGCGGAAGCGTTCTGCCAGTTGAATTACGGCGTAACGTTCAAGATATTCGCAAAGATTGATGTGAATGGGGAAGGGGCGCATCCGCTGTTTCAATATTTGAAGTCCCAGAAGCCAGGTCATGAAGGAAACGGAGAGATTGCCTGGAACTTCACCAAGTTTCTTGTGAGCCGCGAGGGCGAAATCGTGCACCGGTTTGAGCCGCGGGAAACCGCTGAATCGATGAAAAGCGCGATTGAATCGCTGCTGGATGAATGA